A section of the Paenibacillus odorifer genome encodes:
- a CDS encoding TIGR02530 family flagellar biosynthesis protein: MSDRLTIGQLYPASLHSTTLQRSSLPKQSVAGEASFESLLQQKLLKFSNHAAKRLEQRGIELGSGQLDQISSAVDKAAAKGSKESLILMKDLAFIVSVPNRTVVTAMDGNSIKDNVFTQIDSAIVIS, from the coding sequence ATGAGTGACAGGCTTACTATAGGCCAGCTGTATCCTGCGTCCCTGCATTCTACAACGTTACAACGATCTTCGCTGCCTAAGCAGTCTGTGGCGGGGGAAGCTTCTTTTGAGAGTTTGCTGCAACAGAAACTATTAAAATTCAGCAATCATGCTGCTAAGCGCCTAGAACAAAGAGGGATAGAGCTTGGTAGCGGTCAGCTGGATCAAATTTCATCTGCTGTGGACAAAGCTGCTGCTAAAGGAAGTAAAGAATCCTTGATATTAATGAAGGATTTGGCGTTTATCGTTAGCGTTCCTAATCGCACAGTAGTTACTGCTATGGATGGTAACTCGATCAAAGATAATGTATTTACACAAATCGATAGTGCAATAGTGATTTCATAA
- the fliJ gene encoding flagellar export protein FliJ, translated as MRFHYTFQKVVDLKGNEKTQAEWMLSSALGELQAQERSLDELIFQRSAIMLSLQNAAEQKTPMVKIREMQEYVEYLDKCIARKHTDISRAHQEVQKKQDQLSTKVLDEKVWLKAKDKAETLFQQSMILREQNELDEMATVRFAMKSL; from the coding sequence ATGAGGTTTCATTATACTTTTCAAAAAGTCGTTGACTTGAAGGGCAATGAGAAGACACAGGCAGAATGGATGCTCTCAAGCGCGCTTGGAGAATTGCAGGCACAGGAAAGAAGCCTGGATGAACTCATCTTTCAGCGGAGTGCTATCATGCTATCCTTACAAAATGCCGCAGAGCAAAAGACACCTATGGTTAAGATTCGTGAAATGCAGGAGTATGTGGAATATCTGGATAAATGCATTGCCCGTAAGCATACGGACATTAGCCGTGCACATCAAGAAGTCCAGAAGAAACAAGATCAGTTAAGCACTAAGGTTTTAGATGAAAAAGTATGGTTGAAGGCAAAAGACAAGGCTGAGACATTGTTTCAGCAAAGTATGATTTTACGGGAACAAAACGAACTGGATGAGATGGCAACCGTCCGCTTCGCGATGAAATCCCTCTAA
- a CDS encoding flagellar basal body-associated FliL family protein gives MKKMMPWLITILLAITLIVVAAFLLLDRIFPKDTNEVSAAVQNVETKHLTADEIVELTAEIIDIKTNLADPDFILQVDFAFQLSSAKSKEEFEKIKEIKIKPIIIKTLADTKPEDLNGANGKDQLSSKLINLINKTLTEGQITQIEITKFLLASV, from the coding sequence ATGAAAAAGATGATGCCGTGGCTCATCACGATATTACTAGCGATTACTCTGATCGTGGTCGCCGCATTTTTACTATTGGACAGGATCTTTCCGAAAGATACGAACGAGGTAAGTGCTGCTGTTCAAAATGTGGAAACAAAACATTTAACTGCAGATGAAATCGTCGAATTGACGGCAGAGATCATTGATATCAAAACAAATCTTGCTGATCCCGATTTTATCCTTCAAGTAGATTTCGCCTTCCAACTGAGTTCTGCGAAATCAAAGGAAGAATTCGAAAAAATAAAAGAGATCAAAATCAAACCAATAATTATCAAGACGCTTGCAGATACCAAACCTGAGGACCTTAATGGAGCGAATGGAAAAGATCAGCTTAGCAGTAAGCTTATTAATCTGATCAATAAGACATTGACTGAGGGCCAAATTACTCAGATCGAAATCACCAAATTCCTTTTGGCTTCTGTGTAG
- a CDS encoding magnesium transporter MgtE N-terminal domain-containing protein, with the protein MELENEGSAGKFERFLFLMIPIIFTLVLLGVLLTLFNMDIRNNVLEVANKIPILEKWVPDPPADPSKPKEESKKQEVSSATTIKELKAQLAQQEENLKKVTDEKTAQDTKVQALESQIEGMKKEAETAEASTEEAEDPYQKQVSDLAKLYAGMKASKAAPIMENLTTEEMVQIFSVMSKASKTAILEKMDPQKAADVTIKLKETTSSSDMAIAALQSRLKKDAGTTATATTSTNLDKEKLNQTFSSMTPANAASLLGEMYKISPDKVVTIMNTVSDSVRSSILGEMTKNDSAQTAKIVNRLMGAK; encoded by the coding sequence ATGGAACTTGAAAATGAAGGGTCAGCGGGGAAATTTGAGCGGTTCTTATTCTTAATGATACCGATTATATTCACGCTAGTACTGCTTGGAGTACTGTTGACGCTTTTTAATATGGACATTCGTAATAATGTACTTGAAGTTGCGAATAAAATTCCTATCCTGGAAAAATGGGTTCCTGATCCGCCTGCAGATCCTTCTAAACCGAAGGAAGAAAGCAAAAAGCAGGAAGTGAGCTCAGCGACAACGATTAAGGAGCTTAAAGCTCAGCTCGCCCAGCAGGAAGAAAACCTGAAGAAGGTTACAGATGAAAAAACTGCCCAGGATACCAAGGTTCAGGCGCTAGAGTCACAGATTGAAGGAATGAAGAAGGAAGCTGAAACCGCAGAGGCAAGCACAGAAGAAGCTGAGGATCCTTATCAGAAACAGGTTTCTGATTTGGCTAAGCTGTATGCGGGCATGAAAGCTTCAAAGGCTGCACCGATCATGGAGAATTTAACTACAGAAGAAATGGTGCAGATCTTCAGTGTCATGAGTAAAGCGAGTAAAACTGCGATTTTGGAAAAAATGGATCCGCAAAAAGCTGCAGATGTAACTATAAAGTTAAAAGAAACTACATCTTCGAGTGACATGGCGATTGCAGCTCTTCAATCTAGATTGAAGAAAGACGCCGGTACAACAGCAACTGCGACAACCAGTACGAATTTGGATAAGGAAAAGTTGAATCAGACCTTCAGTTCAATGACTCCTGCTAATGCAGCATCGTTACTAGGAGAAATGTACAAGATTAGCCCTGATAAGGTTGTGACGATTATGAATACCGTAAGTGATAGTGTTCGTTCATCTATTTTGGGAGAAATGACTAAAAATGATAGCGCGCAAACTGCGAAAATTGTTAATCGTCTGATGGGTGCTAAATAG
- the flgG gene encoding flagellar basal body rod protein FlgG, which produces MLRSMYSGVSGMRGFQTKLDVIGNNIANVNTIGFKSGRVMFKDIMSQTVSGVTAPGEDGQGGVNAKQVGLGVSIASIDTLHLAGSAQTTNNPTDLRIDGDGFFLVKLTEDQDTAFLTRAGDFHIDAARNLVTADGLHVLDSDGGIIQLGDDVTAFSISNDGTIVQTMEDGTTGAGVKIGVAKVTNPSGLEKIGGNLYRMTLNANAEGELVPTTANNTEDGTGAIISGQLEMSNVDLTNEFTEMIVSQRGFQANSRIITTSDEVLQEVVNLKR; this is translated from the coding sequence ATGTTAAGATCAATGTATTCAGGGGTTTCAGGAATGAGAGGCTTTCAAACTAAGCTTGATGTAATCGGTAATAATATTGCTAACGTCAACACTATCGGGTTTAAATCCGGACGTGTTATGTTCAAGGATATTATGAGCCAAACCGTTTCTGGTGTTACTGCACCGGGTGAGGATGGTCAAGGTGGGGTAAATGCGAAACAAGTTGGACTAGGTGTTAGTATTGCTTCTATAGATACCCTACATTTGGCTGGTAGTGCTCAAACCACCAACAACCCAACAGATTTACGTATCGATGGAGATGGTTTTTTTCTGGTTAAGCTTACTGAGGATCAAGATACTGCATTTTTGACCCGCGCCGGAGATTTCCACATTGACGCTGCGCGTAATCTTGTTACCGCTGACGGACTTCATGTTTTAGATTCCGACGGTGGGATCATTCAATTAGGTGACGATGTAACGGCGTTTTCTATCTCTAATGATGGAACAATTGTTCAGACCATGGAAGATGGAACGACTGGAGCTGGGGTGAAGATTGGTGTAGCCAAGGTTACTAACCCATCTGGTCTGGAGAAAATCGGAGGCAATCTGTATCGTATGACACTTAATGCGAATGCAGAAGGCGAACTAGTTCCGACTACAGCGAACAATACAGAAGATGGCACCGGGGCAATCATCTCTGGACAGCTGGAAATGTCCAATGTGGATCTTACCAATGAATTTACAGAAATGATCGTATCACAGCGTGGATTCCAGGCGAATTCCCGTATCATCACAACTTCTGATGAAGTGCTGCAGGAAGTAGTAAACCTGAAGCGTTAA
- a CDS encoding flagellar hook capping FlgD N-terminal domain-containing protein, which yields MATTVPVSTKDQWNYTTPDSSARTTGNSTLGKDQFLKILITQLQNQDPMQPMEDKEFIAQMAQFTSVEQLMNISTQLNAMNQSLGSVSGLIGKDITWTDTATKLPKTGNVESIVVSNGIQYAVVGKDRIALTDITQIQNAAATPESGSGTDSNTPENSGGSGASI from the coding sequence ATGGCGACAACAGTTCCGGTCTCTACTAAAGATCAGTGGAATTATACAACTCCCGACTCTAGTGCACGGACAACGGGTAATTCTACTTTAGGTAAGGATCAGTTTTTGAAGATTTTGATTACTCAGCTGCAAAATCAAGATCCGATGCAACCGATGGAAGATAAAGAATTTATTGCGCAAATGGCCCAGTTTACATCCGTGGAGCAATTGATGAATATCTCTACTCAGCTTAATGCTATGAATCAGTCCCTTGGATCTGTATCCGGGTTGATTGGTAAAGATATTACTTGGACAGACACCGCCACAAAGCTGCCTAAGACAGGTAATGTTGAATCTATCGTTGTTAGCAATGGTATTCAATATGCGGTTGTGGGAAAAGACAGAATTGCTTTAACCGATATTACACAAATTCAGAATGCCGCAGCAACGCCAGAAAGCGGTTCTGGTACAGATAGTAATACTCCGGAGAATAGCGGAGGAAGCGGGGCGAGCATATGA
- a CDS encoding flagellar FlbD family protein: MISVTRLNGTPMWINALLVEMVEESPDTYITLVTGKRLIVLEKADEVITKIRDYNRDIGTYAATIKIQSMEELT; encoded by the coding sequence ATGATATCGGTAACAAGATTAAATGGAACACCGATGTGGATCAATGCCCTACTGGTCGAAATGGTAGAAGAAAGCCCGGATACATACATTACGCTCGTAACCGGAAAAAGACTGATCGTTCTCGAAAAAGCCGATGAGGTTATTACGAAGATCCGGGATTATAACAGGGACATAGGCACATATGCTGCCACCATTAAAATCCAGTCAATGGAGGAGCTAACATGA
- a CDS encoding flagellar hook-length control protein FliK — MSLVVQSLVSANTTAVNGSTSTTTGTTTTAAPFAQTLVQTMGGNANTSSTPAEPLLGNLASLLQGLLKEVQPTGEEQAGQDTQKGDLLEKLAADVEKLDESISSDPALLVALQAWILQVSALLSGSHAAEDGTATTEAEVAGSLSPLAQNADTLRFAVQDDLQSLVSMIQEAAVSGNEEVAAKGISLLNNFTALLEESSSNTNKGKGKTSNVNAASVSSVEQPAITESKNNPTDKTLQNVSNRSGEAVVVKNDTVASSPVTSGTVQEAEAETANTPLIKTGVTGETKSTESTLDSTLGITANEGDHEVVTAGQLSLRGGITAPLKAEVPAAPVPVQQFAQEMTGFITGKLEIVQKGGIAEATISLFPENLGQVDVKITMQNGHLVAQFMTEHTGAKDMLEQQMNQLRAALQSQGLQVEKLEVTQNNTPLNSQWGQEGRQPNSGSGQQGRRSKESREEASDAVLAAELNGEWKDWVSNAGQEDQSQGGSFSAKA; from the coding sequence ATGAGTTTAGTCGTTCAATCGCTTGTGAGTGCAAACACAACTGCAGTAAATGGGAGTACATCGACTACAACGGGCACAACAACGACAGCTGCACCATTTGCTCAAACCCTGGTACAAACCATGGGAGGCAATGCCAACACCTCGTCGACTCCAGCTGAACCCCTATTGGGAAATCTAGCTTCTTTGCTGCAAGGCCTGTTAAAGGAAGTGCAGCCGACTGGAGAAGAGCAAGCAGGGCAAGACACTCAGAAGGGTGATCTCCTTGAAAAACTTGCTGCTGATGTTGAGAAGCTGGATGAAAGTATCAGTAGTGATCCTGCTCTGTTGGTAGCCTTACAGGCTTGGATTCTTCAGGTATCTGCACTTTTATCTGGAAGCCATGCCGCAGAAGATGGCACTGCTACAACGGAAGCAGAAGTGGCTGGAAGCTTGTCCCCATTGGCACAGAATGCTGATACATTGAGATTTGCAGTTCAAGACGACCTGCAAAGTTTAGTTTCTATGATTCAGGAAGCTGCAGTGAGTGGCAATGAGGAAGTAGCAGCTAAGGGAATCAGTTTATTGAATAATTTCACAGCGCTTTTAGAAGAGTCCTCCTCTAACACTAATAAAGGGAAGGGAAAGACAAGCAATGTGAATGCTGCTTCTGTTTCTTCCGTAGAACAGCCTGCTATCACTGAAAGCAAAAATAATCCAACGGATAAAACACTTCAGAATGTGAGCAATCGTTCCGGAGAAGCTGTTGTAGTGAAAAATGATACGGTTGCCAGCTCGCCAGTGACCTCAGGAACTGTGCAAGAAGCTGAAGCAGAGACTGCGAACACGCCGTTAATCAAGACAGGTGTAACCGGGGAAACGAAGTCAACAGAATCCACTCTAGATTCCACGCTAGGAATTACAGCTAACGAAGGGGATCATGAGGTTGTTACTGCGGGTCAGTTATCTCTGCGCGGAGGAATTACAGCACCGCTGAAGGCTGAAGTGCCAGCTGCGCCTGTTCCGGTTCAGCAATTTGCTCAAGAAATGACAGGTTTCATTACAGGCAAATTAGAGATTGTGCAAAAAGGTGGGATCGCTGAAGCGACTATATCCCTTTTTCCAGAAAATCTCGGACAAGTTGATGTTAAGATCACAATGCAAAATGGTCATTTAGTTGCCCAGTTCATGACTGAACATACCGGTGCTAAAGATATGCTGGAGCAACAAATGAACCAGCTTCGCGCTGCATTGCAATCTCAGGGTCTTCAAGTGGAGAAGCTGGAAGTTACGCAAAATAATACCCCACTTAATTCGCAATGGGGGCAGGAAGGACGCCAACCTAATTCCGGAAGTGGACAGCAGGGTAGACGTTCCAAAGAAAGCAGAGAGGAAGCCAGTGATGCCGTTCTTGCCGCAGAGCTGAATGGTGAATGGAAGGACTGGGTTTCAAATGCGGGACAAGAAGATCAGTCCCAAGGTGGATCTTTTTCTGCTAAGGCTTAA